Within the Setaria viridis chromosome 3, Setaria_viridis_v4.0, whole genome shotgun sequence genome, the region TGGGACGGCCTCAGCCCGCGCCGTCGATCCGGTCCGCTCGCCTCCAGGTGAGCAGCTACCTTAATCCTCCGGTTGGGCCCCATGCCGCCGGTTCACCCGTACGTTAGCTAGGCTGTGCGCGCGCGGATGCGGAGGCCGGGCCTGGGATGCTCGATtcggtggcgtcggcggcgggttCCGGTCTGCGCAGACTCGCTCGGGGTCGGCTCCTCGCCCTCGGCTTCCTGTTGAGCTGCGAGGTTCGAACTTCCTTTAGGTGGAGGCCATGGGGCTGGCGCTGGGTTGGTTCGTTGGCTGTGCTTGGATGGTTAGGTCCCGATTGGCGAATTCCGGTACGGATTTCTGCTCTAGGCGCTCCTTCGCTGAGGAATCGAGCTGTAAGTATTAGGGGGAGAACAGAGTATCGAACCGACTTGTACTAGCTGTTGCGTAGGAGGAAATTCATTCGTGCACTAGCTGCTGCGCGGCTTAGATCCGGTGGTTTCCTTCTTAGTTCGGATACATGCAATTTTGTGTATTTGTCCCGTGATGGTTTAATCAGAAACTTGTTGGGTCTTATATGGTCAATTAATTATTATCCTTGTAATGAGATCGAACGTGTTGCTCATTGCAGGTTGCAGCTTAAGGTCTGGAAGATGGGGACCTCATCCGGTGCTAATTTCCACCAGCAGCCGCCACCAGCCCAGGGGATGCTGCCTCCGAGACATGGCCCGCGCCCCTCCGGGCTGCAGACCTCGCTCTCGTTGGCCTCGTCGGAGCAGGTGGGCTCGCCGGACATGCAGGAGCCTGGCTCGAACTCTGACCCGGGCCACGACTCCGCCACCGAGAGCGCCAGTTCCAGGGACACATGGCCTGCAGAGCCAAACCAGAGCAACGGCGGCACTGCTGCCACTGGTATTGTGAGTAAGGctgtggagaaggagaaggaggttGCGAACGGTGTGGCCAAGCTGCAGGTTATCCGCGGACCCTCGTGCCGCGTGGGTGGGATGCTTCTGCAGGAGGTTGCGAGGGAGAGGGTTGATTTGGTTGCTGAGAAAATGAAGGTGATGCCGGAGGAGCACTTGGAGGAGATCAAGAACGAGCTCAGGTCGATTCTGGAGGGCACTGGGGGTTCTCAACACATCGAGGAGTTCTTGTACCTGCAGAAGCTTGTCCAGGACAGGACTGATCTGACACCATCCATGCTTTCAGTGGCGCACCATGTGCAGCTGGAGATCCTTGTTGCGATCAAGACTGGGATACAGGCGTTTCTGCACCCCAGTGTTACCATCCCACAGGGTCGCCTAGTGGAGGTCTTCTTGTACAAGAGGTGCCGGAACATTGCTTGCCAGAGTGCTCTCCCTGCTGAGGACTGCAGGTGCAACGTGTGTGCTAGCAGGAACGGCTTTTGCAACCTCTGCATGTGTGTCATTTGCAACAAGTTTGATTTCGAGGTCAACACATGCCGCTGGATAGGATGTGATTTCTGCTCTCATTGGACGCATACGGATTGTGCAATTCATAATGGTCAGATTGGAATGGGGCAATCAGTGAAAAGCAGCATTGGCCATGCTGAGATGCTTTTCAGGTGCCGGGCTTGTCAGAGGACCTCAGAGCTGCTGGGCTGGGTTAAGGACGTCTTCCAACAGTGCGCTCCTGGTTGGGACAGGGATGCACTGTTACGGGAGCTTGAGTTTGTTTGTAAGATATTCCGTTTGAGTGAGGACCCAAAAGGTAGGGTGTTGTTCAGGAAATGTTTGGATCTGATTGAAAGGTTGAGGAACGCTCCTGCTGATTCCATCAATCCTAGGGTGATACTACAGGCGCTCCAAGGTCCGTCTATTTTTCCTTCACTAAAAGATATGTTTGCGTCTGACTTGTTACTTCTTACCTTCTGCTCTGTTCATGTTCATTTTCTGGATGCTCATTTCTATGTCTATGTTGTTCCATGTACTGTTCTCTCATGGCTCTGTCTGTGAAGTATTGTTGGTTCTATTACCACCACGTATTCATATGAACTCTTATGTATTTCGATTATATTGGTGGACAATAAAAATTCTTTATTTCATATAATGACATATGTCAGTCATGTAGTTTTTCCTGCTTTTGGAATGGAAATGGGGCAGAGCCGAGAGCcagtttgaaaaagaaaactattGCTTTCCCTCATGAGAACAATTAATGTAatgttgtttgttttctttttgtattTGTTTCTTATGTGCTTTGTACATCCACTGAATTAGGGCAAACTGACGATTTGCCACTATCGGGAGTGGGTATCAAGAAATGCCACCAACTTTCTATAACTAAGGAAATATCACTCATGCCACTAATTTTTTCACCCACTTGAATTGACTTAATGACCTATTGCAACACAGAGCCTTTGTTCCTGACCCTCACTGCTCTCGCCAACACCACCCTCCAGTCCTGCAAGCCTACCACCCCCTAATCATTCCACCCTCTAGCATTTCTACCTTTATCCTAATCTCAGGCACAGCTGTCATAGGCAGCCCTGACATTCATCATGCACCAATGCCATGGTCTTTGCCGCCTTCATCTCATCATCGTTGCACTGATGAACCCTATGCTTGTCACATGCAACCATTGACCCTTGTCCATCCTAGCTGCCGAGATCCAGCCAATTGTCTCCATTGACCTGGGCAGTGGAATGGTCACGCTcatcaattgttttttttatttccgtCCCCGTAATTGTAGTTCATTTTACCTGCTTAAGTTATACTGTAAAATTATTGATTCTTGGTAGTTTGGGGAGATATTCAGTGAAAATGAATTTGTACGGTTGATCTAAGACAAGGATTTGGAACATGTTATTTTTTGGTTTGACGGACAAAAAGAACTCATGTTGACGCAGTCAGAACTCTTCCAGTTTATTGTATTCAATACCTTCATCTTATGGGTAGGCCACTAGattctataaaaaaaaatttactgTGAAGGTTTTAAAAAAAACGATCAATTGTATCCAACATTCTTGCAATTATTCTTCTTAACTATAAGCATTTCTTGCTAGATTTTGTTCACAAGACTTGGGAGTTCCTTTGGTTGACATGCTATGTTACCAGACTCACTTCCACCACAGTTGTGAATACCACCTGGCTTTCTAAATTCCCTTGTTTTGCACCCTTGGTTTTGGTAACTCACTAAGAACTGATGGATTGATGCAATTTCTTCGCATTCATATATATTTTACGCAGAGCTTGAGATGGATTCCCCAAAGATCTCTGAAAATGAGGATTCAGGACGCCTGATCACTCCCCAGGAGGCCTGCAACCGCATAGCAGAGGTAGTTCAAGAGGCCGTGAGGAAGATGGAGCTCGTCGCGGAAGAAAAGATGCGACTCTACAAGAAGGCCCGCCTGGCGGTGGAGGCCTGTGACCGTGAGCTGGAAGAGAAGGTCCGGGAGGCGCAGGAGCTGAAGGCAGAGCGGCTTCGCAAGAAGCAGCaggtggaggagctggagaGCATCGTGCGGCTGaagcaggcggaggcggagatgtTCCAGCTGAAGGCGAGCGAGGCCCGGCAGGAGGCGGAGCGGCTGCAGAGCATCGCGCTGGCCAAGTCGAAGACGGCGGAGCAGGACTACGCGAGCATGTACCTGAAGCGGCGcctggaggaggcggaggcggagaagcAGTTCCTGTTCGAGAAGATCAAGCTGCAGGAGAACCAGAAGCCACCCCCGCCGCACCaggcgagcagcagcggcgccggagGGGACCCCGCGCAGGCGATGATGCTGTCCAAGATCCAGGACCTGCTCAAGAACGTCCGCAGCATGCCGGCCAAGTCGGAGGGGCACTGAGCGCCGGAAACAAGAGATCGGTAACCGTATGTGTGATGCTGTGCTGATGCATGCTGATTCCTTTTCATCAGTGTAAAGTGTTAGCAGAGGAGTTTGCTGTGGGGGGAGTTGTCGTGATGCCATTAGGTGTGTTGGTTGGTGCTTATGATGTGCCGTTGTAGTTTACATATATTAACTCGGTCGTTGTTCGAAAAACTGTTAAAATTAAGTGGGGCAGGTACGAAACTGATGGAGCAAACGCTGATGGTTCTCTCTATATATACTGTCCCTGACCAAACATGTGTATACTTTGTGAGTAAATATAATCTTGCTTGCTGCTAATAGGTTGAGTGGAAGAATGTAACcactggtgagtggtgacagaGTCGCACAGGGCAAACGCAAACGTAGTAGTATACTGGAGGCCTAGTGGTGTGGTTTAATTACGAGCTTTTTTATGTTCGAAAAGGATTAGATTAAAAATATTTGACGGTAATTTCATCTGTGATATGGAtaagtatacatgagtagtgtAAAGGTATTatgataaaaaaatacaaatggCATCATTATAATAGTTTTCTGACACTAGCGTAAAATTTAAAAGACTATGCCATTTGAAATATCATATTTTataatgtaataattactaaattatctaTAATAATAAATAGTTAGATCTTATATAATAAATAGTTAGATCTTATATAATTGTGTACCATAAAATCTCGTTACCGTGTCGGCAGGTGTGAACGTCGCCTGATTGCCACGAAACTACTACACGGCTGCATGATTGGGAGAACATACGGTACAGGCTACAGGGTGCGCAGGTCTGAGTGAAGGTGGTCTTTGGCATGGTTGGGCCGGTGCAGGGGCACTACGTACGTACCGGTGTTGTACTACAGATTTGTATGGCTCGTGCCGCTCCTGCGAATGTGAAAACCGTGAAGGCCGGCCGTTGTTGCTCCACTTTTTGTCCGAGAATGAATCAACGAACGGGGGGAGTCGGGGACGATGCCCCACATGCAGCGCCGCCTTTTCGTTGGAAATGTGAAAGGAACCGCAACGTGTCTCGCAGTCGCGTTGGGCATGTCTGAAATTAAGAGCGGGAAAATGCTATATGAAATTTTTAACAAGTATATAATTTACATTTTCGTACCGACTCGTAAAGATTTATTTATTTGCTAAATCCATTCGACAGGCATTCCCCGCTGCGAGGCCCTAACACTGCGTCATTTCCTCTGCTCCCTTTCTGTCTCTGGTAATAAATAATCGGTcggttcggctggacttataaactggctaaaaaaattgaaatgactGATTTGTtataaaggaaaaatattgtttggtaGCTGACAAGccagctgataagctgaagcaaagGTTGGACTTATAAGTCAGCTAAAATAGCTGATTTGTTATGAAAGAAAAAGTAGCTGATAGGCTGAAGCGAACAATCCCACCCCACTGCCGCATGTCGCCGGTCGCGCCACCACTGCAGGTGCCGGATGCTTTCGTCCCGTCTCACGGTGCCCCGCCGCCACGTCACGTACGCATCACCGTGACGACGCAGGGACGCACCACCGATGGATCGGGTATCCTCTTCCAGCACGTACGGTGGCGTCGGGCCGGTGCGAGAGCGAGGCGTGTGTCCAAGGCGAGGCGACACGCACCGCCTTGTCCCGGAACCGAACGGCGCTCCCTTCTGATTGCCACatgctgccgtcgtcgtcgtcgatcgtGCCGTCTCTTCATCAGATTGGAAGCTTGGAAAACGATGAGACGGGACGGGACGGCCGGGGCCGCGCGCGTTTTAGTCGTTTAGTAAGAGGCCAGTGGTGGATCTCTGGCATGTCGTGCGACGTGTGGTCTCGGATGCTGCTAATGGATGCTCTCTGTTCCTGCCTGATGCTCGCCAAGATCTGACGATCGAGACCGAACGCACGGCACCCGGCTGGGCTGGTCCACTAATGTTTCTGTACGGTAATAAAACCAggagaaagtaaaaaaaaatgttggagagaaaatgtcaaaaaaagaaagtagtaaaaccagcagcagcaacgaCGAGAAGCTGCTGCCGATGATGTGTGAAACCGTTCTCGCCGGAGTAGGCCCTGGCGTGCACATGTCTCCAACGCTATCCGCTTTTAATATCCTGGGAATGAGCTCCCGTGATGATGGCCGCCATGATTACCGGACGAGACACGGAAGCTACTGCCGCCACGCACAGACGACATAGGAGGGAGGATCTTCCCCACACTCGCACTCGCACAAGCTTTACTATTTTCTTTTCCGCTATAAGAATGGCCACCCATCACTCCCGCGAACCTCCACTCAGTCTCTCActagatctctctctctctctctaacctCTGATTGAGCATCTCTCTGGTTGCTCTGCAcggccggccaccgccatgGCGGGTGCCGTAGCGGAGCGGAAGGTGAAGGTGGCGGAGGTGTCTCTGCGTGCGGTCCTCTGCTTGCTGtccgcgctggcggcggcgctggtggccaCCGACAGCCAGACCCGgaccttcttctccttccagaAGAGGGCCACCTTCAGGGACATGAAGGCTATGGTGCTCCtcgtggccgtcgccgccgcggccgcggggtaCAGCCTGCTGCAGGTCGCGCGGTGCTGCGTAACCGCAGCccagcgcgccggcggcggcggcacgctgaCGAGCCGAGCCCTGGCCTGGTGTGTCTTCTCGTGCGACCAGGCGCTGGCGTACGCGGTGCTggcggcggtcgcggcggcGCTACAGGCCTCCGTCATCGCCAAGAGGGGACAGCCCGAGCTGCAGTGGATGGGGATCTGCAGCATGTACGGCGCCTTCTGCAGGCAGGCCGGAGGGGGCATCGCCagcgccgtcgcggccgccgtcgccgccgtcctgctcgCGTTCCTGTCCGCCTTCAACCTCTTCAGGCTCTACGGCCATAATAAgacagccggcggcggggccgcccggaacggcggcggcggcggcggtggcgcgacgTGGTAGAGCTTCGTGTTAGCGGGTCGGCTTTCACTGCTCCGTTCGACACGGTGGCGCGTGCTTCCCTTGCAATGCAAACATTGTAGGGACAGCCGTGCACTCGAGCTCTGCTAGCTTCTCTCCACAAGAGTACTACCACTGCAAGATATAGCTGTACGCAGCTAATCAAGAAACAGCTTTAAAATACTGTCCATGAATCTTTTGGATGTGATATATCTTTCGTGTTGCAACGAATTTTCCCGTTCCTGATCAGATGGATTAACTGATTCATGAGCAGATACTTGTTCCTGGTATACCGggccattctttttttttttggtggtgTTCGTGCCGATGACGACGCAAGATGGGAAGAATGGATGGTCGAATTAAGTCACGGTGGCACGTCGAATTGCATTTCAAAGTCTTCACGGCTTTTCAATCTCCCAAAGCTATTACTAATGCTTATggtccatttttttttgcaaagtcTAGATAACTTAGGTGCCATTTCGTCAACCTCAAGATTTCTTAAGATTTGCAATCTAGTGCCTTAAGGCTGTTAATAAAGATACAATTATGTACGTGTATTTGTAGGGATGAACCTGCCTGCATATATATATAAGCATATCCATTTGTACTGAGTATTGTAAAAAAGAAATGTATGATTCAAATTGATTGTCAATTGTAATCTTATGTGAGTTTAGAATGCATGAAATTTTTCGATAAAGTATTTGGATGTAACACATGAAAAACAAAGAATTCAAGGAGCAATGGACACAAAAGTTAAGCCTCCAAAATGCTAGACCATATCATTCTCACGAAACTTAGTATGGACGTCCACGCTCACACTACACGACATGTTCCTCATGCGGCTCATTTTGAGAGAGACAACAGACTATTTTGAGATTGATGGAATATTTTGAGATTGATGGAGTCACTACATCCATCTCATTATCGAATGGTGCGTATCCACAACTAAAATTAATAATTAGCCAACAATACAAGCACTCATATCAAAGAATTTGATGTGAATAGACAAGTTCTACGACAAAATAACCAAACCGATTGAACTACGCTTAGTTTGGCGAAGTACGTACCTTTATGTTAGGGTTTGTACAAAACCTACTCCAAATTTTATAAAATCTCACGAGTGGACCATAAGATCCAAATTTTATAAATTTCTTCACCGACATTTGGCCCTCTTTATTTCAAAATTCACATCATGAAAACGCCCGTGCAGGCGAACTGAGTGTAGTTCAGCTGGTAAAGTTTCATGTGGTGGAACCTACCTACCAGGATTCGAGTTCTCGACTTGGCACTGGTGCTcgcatttttctagatttattctaggatttaatcggcgctattctttcagtgatAGGCAACGTGTCCATCGATAGCGATACGCCAGTGGTGACTTCACCACGTGCGTGTATTCGTAGAGTCGAGTATACGTGCATGTATGTAGTCTGACCATGTGACTCAGGAAATTGGAAACGCCCGTATAGGTTGACCGACGAAGAAAGGGTCCCGTGGCGTCGGCACGACGAGGCTAGCACGTAACCTGAGTGCCGaatcgcggccggcgaggcagcTGCGCAAAATGGCCGCGCGTCGTGGGGTTCCTCCTTGgcgtgcggtgcggtgcggccCACTTCCCGGTGTGTTAAGCAACGCACGCGTGCAGCAACTCCACTACGGACATCACCATATTGGTGGTGggaaaataaacaaacaaaagtGCGCCTTCTGGTTCCTCGCATCATTTTGTGCAATCACacacttttctctctctttttttcttttgacgtTTATAGAGATACGCGTATTAAgtaattaataaaaaaatattcaaatgaTGATCCTGTTGCCTTTCATTCTATTATCAGTTGTGTCATCTGATTTGTAAAAGTGATAACATTTACTCTCCTCGTCCTAAATTTTAGGTCATTTTGGTATTtatagattcataggttttgctatgcatctagatatatactatgtctagataattagatacataacaaaagcTAAAATAATTTACAATTTGGGACAGCGGGAGTATTTATCAGCAAGCcaagaaatgaagaaaatagggaaaaaatacttttttttgaaaacttggGGAAAAACGTacaagaaagaaataaagttGAGAATGCTAAAACATGTATTTGGAACCTCTGTGTCAACATGGGCCTTTGCCCAAAGCCCATTCCACTTCAAATGATGCCCACACGGGCCTGGAACGTGCTTCCCCGTCGAAAAGCCCAGCGTGCGCCGCACTAATCTCAAGACGAAACAAACGGTGCCCGCTTCCCAGGTCCACGCGTCAGGTCCGCCCAATGCACTCCCGCCACGTCAGCCCGACCACGTCCCAAACCGGCCAGGCAGTTATAACTGGGAACCTTGCATAAAACCCCTCGCGTCGCGCCCCAAATCACGCACCTCCCCCGCTCGGTCGCTCCCTGTTCCTCTCCTCCCGCCGCGCCTCGCGCTGTCGACGTCCGCGCCCGTCCCCGGCGAGATCACCCGCGGCGGCACGCGAAGATGGTAAGCGCGGAGAAACCCTTAACTGAATGCCTTGTTCTCGAATCGTGAGGCTCTGTGGTGGCGTAGGATTGGGTGCTTCTGATCTGATGATCCCGTTGGCCGGGCCTGTAGGATTAGCGCGGAATTTTAATTCCTATTTTTTACCCCCCGTGCGATCTGGTGTGTGGATGCACGCGTTCCGTCTGTTGTTGTTCGATTTGGTCCGGCGGATTACTGGTTCGATTTGTGTCTCGCGTCGGGGATTCGCGCGGGTCCGGTGGGTGCCGCCTGCGTGATTTCTCCGGCTGCGGGTACGGCGGGATGCGGTATCGGGGGTAATGTGTCTGGGGGTAGGCCTTGGCTGATAAATTGGGTGGAAATTATCGGTTCAATTCGTCGGGGCAACAATCCGGGAGTGGATTGTGTTGACGCCCTTCCAGTCCACTGTTTGTTTGGGGGAGATCTAGAAAATGGAGAAGGTAATCTAAAAGGAAATGAGGATCGTTTCGTTGCGCAAGCCAAGGCCAAGCTTCTGGCTGTGGTGTGCTCGATTCCTGTGCGGGGCTGTGAAGTGCGTCTGGGTCGGATGGTGATAATCGTAGAAATTTTGGATTGACAAATATCACTTTTCGTTGTATATATTTCACCCCTAGTACTGGCCTCTTTTGATTTGAAATAGATATGGATGTTTGGATCATGGATTATGCAATGCTGAAGAGAATTCGTGCTGTCTAACTTGAATGTCCGAAGTTTGGATATAGTTTCTCTTACATTGGACTTCAAACTGTCAACTGTATAAATGATATGATCTTGATTTTTTTAACTTCTCAGAAGCATATAGTGAACCGTGTTATGCAGTTGAGGCTCGTGGTCATGTATTGAATTAGGAACATGAAGAGCTTATCTGTATAGACAACTAAACTCAAGGGTAGCTATGGCTTGCGTTTGGGGTATTTTAAATGTGTAACTTGCATTATTTTCACTTGTATGAGCACACCTAACTATTTGAGCTTTGATATGGATGTCATTTAGTGTTTGGTATCAGATAATCTTAAACCAATTATGAATGAAGTTAATTTTCTGTTTCAAGACTATGTTATTTGTTTTAATACTCTATTAGGTTGGTTCTAGAAAAGCCATCAGTGTTGGTAGACGGTTGCCTGATTTGTAGTAATCTTGGCAACTTTAGATGTGACATAAATGTAAGCATTGTTTTTGGTGATCCTTGTTTGTGATCTCAACGGGATGCTCTGTGGCTTGTGTGTCTTCACTTGTAATGCTTACCGATCTGGCACTGTCTACATTTCTGATGTGTCACTACTCACTGTGATCTATGGAAATCAGTATCCTCCGTATTGTGTTTGTTGGACCAACCACCATCATTGTTTAGACTGATTTGTGATATGAACAGTTTTAGGTATTCAATAGGTGAAATGTGCCTTGAGCAGTTAGGTTAGGAGGAATTAGCAAGATTTATTTTGCATTGTTGGTCCTTGTTTCTTCAGTAGATGTATGCTAGTATGCTACTATACAAATAAGTGAAATCATTACCAATCCTGAATCAAAGAGAGACCTGACATGATCCTGCTGTGGCACTTTCCCAACTGATCAATTCTTAACTTGATCTGAATATTgctattctttttatttttaaaaagaagTTTTTATTGATATGAAAGAATAAAAGAGGTGTCCTGTTCATATGATGTGGATACACATACGTTACATTTTATTCCATTTAGAAACTGTTATCTTTGATTCTGTATGCCAAACTAATTTTGTTTGAATTCACCCAGACTACTTCAAGGCGTCTTGCTGACAGGAAGAGTGCCAAGTTCCAGAAGAACATCACAAAGAGGGGCTCCGTGCCTGAGACCACCGTGAAGAAGGGGAATGACTACCCTGTTGGACCAATTGTgcttggattcttcatttttgtgGTCATTGGATCATGTAAGCATCGCACCAAagtcttcctttctttttgatACACTTAGATATCCCTTGTATTTTGGAGctgtttttaatattttataaACTCATGGTTCTTTAAGTGGCAACACATCATAATGTAGCTCTGCAGCACTGTAGGATCATGTGATGAGCTTATTTTGCATTCATGAACTGCATGTATAAATGTAAGCTAGTTTGACTCATTCTTGCATTTATTAATTTAGTGATTCTCCTTTTTGCTGTTTATATCAGTCCTCTGTGACATCTTGTTAGTCATCACTACTCGTGCTTGAAATAGTTTGACACATCTACCTAGCATTGATGTTGGATAGAGCAAGCTGAATTGCTGATTTTCGTTACATTATCCACTGCATGTTTTGATGTGCCGTACGTGTACTGGACTTCCATGAATTTCTTGATGACCATTTATCACCCAAACTAAAATGGATACTGCAACCAGCTTTGTTGGCATGCTACCTTTTTCTAGTCATCAAGgatataagtttttttttggctcAGATGTAACTATCGTTCACTTCATTGTAATTTGTAACAGTCAACGTAATCGTATCAAGTTGGTATAATGGATTATGCACATTTACCTGTCTAATGCATTGCATGCTTCAAATTTAATTGCCAACCAAACATGCTGTAACTTGAGTTTTTTAATTTTGCCTCGCATTTTCTGTATATCACTGTTTCCTTTAAATGTCCTGCCCTGAAAGAAAGGCAGTGATCTAAGCAAAAAGAAATCTGACCGCTTTGTTTGGTCTCCATGCAGCCTTATTTCAGATAATCAGGACGGCGACTAGCGGCGGGATGGCTTGAGCTGAGCTAAATTCAGAAGCGTGCCCATCCATGTGTTCGGGAGCTGGGAGGCAGTACCTGTATTCTGTAGCAAACTTGTTCCTGGATGATGTCATGTAGTGTGCGAATCTCtgcgtttcttttcttttgtttgggGTATCAAAGAGTTTAAACTTGAACTGATGTAAGTTTAAAGATATGAGAAAACTTTAAATATGTAGAAGAGTAGCTATAATTCCTCCGTCGGATGATTTCTCTATCTGCATGGATATGGCTTTGGTGCCTGTTTGAATCGGTCCTTGCCCAATGCGTCTGCATGGCCATGTGCCTGGATGACGGTTTCCATGGATCTCAAGCCCATCACGAGCTGGTGATTCAATCTGCAGTTGGTCGCATTGTGCTGAGAGCCTGAGACCGGAAATTATCAATTTCTCACAGAGCAACCGTTGACATTGACCATCATGTTTAAGAATGTTAACACTAGTCAGGCATATTCCCATTAGCCGAAAGAACCTAATCACTTCAATTCGCATTTTGATGCGCACTAAGAAATTTTAGTATCTACAGCAAAAGATCTTCATggccaaaataaaaataaaaatgaaaatgtCATAAAGCAGTGGTCGGTTAGTGAGGATTCAAACCATATCGTCATTAAGGTGGGATATGGTTGCTTGGCCAACCACCTTGACGAAAGACTTTTCACCACAAAAGTTAGTACAATCAATGACGATACTGGAACAAATATCAATTCATTTGTTTTTGGTATCACCTTAATCATTTTTTTTACAGTAACCCTTGCTACCACTCTATGACACGTCATTTTCTCACAATATGATTCCGCCTGCTGTTGAAGTTGCATTAATTGATTATATTATAAATATCAGTGATGATTCTTCTCCTGATAGTGACAACAAAGATGACCATGACACTCTACAACACTACTGCAATAATTATGAAAGATCCGCAAAGACAGATGTGTGAAGCCGATGACGAACAATTTCGAAAAGTatagagcttttttttttagagtGAGTAGTATTGCATTGCATGGGAAGAGATAAAACAAAAGGACAAAAGTGTGTTCATGGTCATCGAAGTTGCTTGAAAGGATTATGTGTTGCTGCACATATATTGTTTGGTGAGAAGTGTATCCCAACAGGCTCGGTGATCGCTGGGTTGCCGCCGAACCCCTTGCTCAGCTCGCTGCTCCTGTTTGGTGAGAGAAGATCGCCGTGTCCTGTCTCCTGGTCCTAGAGAAGGCGTTGTTGCTCTGCTTGCCGAATTCCATCCCCGAGACCCTGACCTGCAGAGGCACAAAGAACAGGACAGTTCTGCTCTTCATTAGTGGCTAGTTCACTTTACTATTTTCAAGACTGCGATATTATCCAAAGTGGAATACAACTGTAATATCACTCAAAATTGAGTGGTATTAATTATGAccatttttgcaaaaaatttaaaactttttgtttgaatgcGTGCATCATCTAAATACATGGTTAAACTTAATGTCAACCCTCATTTCTTTCCCCTAAATTCAAAAGCTAGTAATTAAAATTGTGCATTCAAATTTAAAACATACTTGCACGAGtcatttggattttatttggtttAA harbors:
- the LOC117848891 gene encoding OBERON-like protein; translated protein: MGTSSGANFHQQPPPAQGMLPPRHGPRPSGLQTSLSLASSEQVGSPDMQEPGSNSDPGHDSATESASSRDTWPAEPNQSNGGTAATGIVSKAVEKEKEVANGVAKLQVIRGPSCRVGGMLLQEVARERVDLVAEKMKVMPEEHLEEIKNELRSILEGTGGSQHIEEFLYLQKLVQDRTDLTPSMLSVAHHVQLEILVAIKTGIQAFLHPSVTIPQGRLVEVFLYKRCRNIACQSALPAEDCRCNVCASRNGFCNLCMCVICNKFDFEVNTCRWIGCDFCSHWTHTDCAIHNGQIGMGQSVKSSIGHAEMLFRCRACQRTSELLGWVKDVFQQCAPGWDRDALLRELEFVCKIFRLSEDPKGRVLFRKCLDLIERLRNAPADSINPRVILQALQELEMDSPKISENEDSGRLITPQEACNRIAEVVQEAVRKMELVAEEKMRLYKKARLAVEACDRELEEKVREAQELKAERLRKKQQVEELESIVRLKQAEAEMFQLKASEARQEAERLQSIALAKSKTAEQDYASMYLKRRLEEAEAEKQFLFEKIKLQENQKPPPPHQASSSGAGGDPAQAMMLSKIQDLLKNVRSMPAKSEGH
- the LOC117849333 gene encoding CASP-like protein 2U1, which translates into the protein MAGAVAERKVKVAEVSLRAVLCLLSALAAALVATDSQTRTFFSFQKRATFRDMKAMVLLVAVAAAAAGYSLLQVARCCVTAAQRAGGGGTLTSRALAWCVFSCDQALAYAVLAAVAAALQASVIAKRGQPELQWMGICSMYGAFCRQAGGGIASAVAAAVAAVLLAFLSAFNLFRLYGHNKTAGGGAARNGGGGGGGATW
- the LOC140222396 gene encoding uncharacterized protein, with protein sequence MTTSRRLADRKSAKFQKNITKRGSVPETTVKKGNDYPVGPIVLGFFIFVVIGSSLFQIIRTATSGGMA